The proteins below come from a single Pedobacter aquae genomic window:
- a CDS encoding glycosyltransferase family 2 protein, whose translation MKSIFKQTIKPNEIIIADDGSKDETKQLIESFKINCPIPIKHVWQPDEGFKLSEIRNKALAVAAFDYIIQIDGDLYLDKNFVKDHLHFAKLNSFVRASRIYLDQSTSIKLLNNELKSVSYLDKGVSNKFSAIRFPYLWRFFEYNYKMKGDELYEIHGCNMAYWRADAIKVNGYNEEFLGWGPEDKEFITRLLNIGIKKRFLKLGGIVYHIWHKENSKKH comes from the coding sequence TTGAAAAGTATATTTAAACAAACTATTAAGCCAAATGAGATTATCATTGCAGATGATGGATCTAAAGATGAAACCAAGCAACTTATTGAAAGCTTTAAGATAAACTGCCCTATTCCAATAAAACACGTTTGGCAACCCGATGAAGGTTTTAAACTATCAGAGATAAGAAATAAAGCCCTTGCTGTTGCAGCTTTTGATTACATCATACAAATTGATGGAGATTTATATCTGGATAAAAATTTTGTAAAAGACCATTTACATTTTGCCAAGCTTAATTCATTTGTTAGAGCTAGTAGAATTTATTTAGACCAAAGCACTTCCATAAAATTATTAAATAACGAGCTAAAAAGTGTTAGCTATCTAGATAAAGGTGTAAGCAATAAATTTAGTGCAATAAGATTCCCATATTTATGGCGCTTCTTTGAATACAACTATAAGATGAAAGGAGATGAGCTTTATGAAATTCATGGTTGTAATATGGCTTACTGGAGAGCTGATGCCATAAAAGTGAATGGATATAATGAAGAATTTCTTGGATGGGGCCCAGAAGACAAGGAATTTATCACAAGATTATTAAATATTGGCATAAAGAAAAGATTCCTTAAACTAGGTGGTATCGTGTATCATATATGGCATAAAGAAAATTCTAAAAAACATTAG
- a CDS encoding aminopeptidase P family protein, whose translation MKYITENADLFVLNRNNLAKQLKKSSLAIFNSNDEYTRSGDQLYKFKQNPDLYYLSGIDQEQTILLLFPDCPNPLYKEVLFLRQTNEHIAIWEGHKYTKEEAQRVSGIKNIYWLDDFWNILSAIIHYADHIYLNTNENDRYANHVPYRDLRFIEDLKSKYPLHHYQRVAPIMRNLRMVKSDTEITITQKACNITGDAFNRVLKFVKPGVMEYEIEAEIIHEFIKQGATGHAYEPIIASGRNACILHYNDNNQPCKDGDVILFDFAAEYANYNADLSRSIPVNGRFTKRQKDVYNAVLHVFKEAKKMLVPGTIWNEYHEEVGKIMTNELIKLGLLDKHDVAKQNPAVPAYKKYFMHGTSHHLGLDVHDISDRYKPFEAGNILTCEPGIYILEENLGIRLENDILVTANGPVDLMAHIPIEAEEIEAMMNA comes from the coding sequence AAGCAACTAAAAAAAAGCAGCTTAGCCATTTTTAATTCAAACGACGAATATACCAGAAGTGGGGATCAATTATATAAATTTAAGCAGAATCCAGACTTATACTACCTATCTGGAATAGACCAAGAGCAAACAATTTTGTTACTTTTTCCAGATTGTCCTAATCCTTTGTACAAAGAAGTCCTTTTTTTAAGACAAACAAATGAGCATATCGCTATTTGGGAAGGCCATAAGTATACAAAAGAAGAAGCTCAACGTGTTTCTGGCATTAAAAACATTTATTGGTTAGATGATTTTTGGAATATTTTATCGGCCATTATCCATTATGCAGACCATATTTACCTCAATACTAATGAGAATGATCGTTACGCAAATCATGTACCTTATCGTGATTTGAGGTTTATTGAGGATTTAAAATCGAAATATCCTTTACATCATTACCAACGTGTTGCGCCTATTATGCGCAATTTAAGGATGGTAAAATCTGATACAGAAATTACTATCACACAAAAAGCATGTAACATTACCGGAGATGCCTTTAACAGGGTATTAAAATTTGTTAAGCCGGGAGTAATGGAGTATGAGATTGAGGCAGAAATTATTCATGAGTTTATCAAGCAAGGCGCAACAGGCCATGCTTACGAGCCTATTATAGCTTCCGGAAGAAATGCTTGTATCCTTCATTATAATGATAATAACCAACCTTGTAAAGATGGTGATGTTATATTATTTGACTTTGCAGCAGAATACGCCAACTATAATGCAGATTTAAGCAGATCTATTCCGGTTAACGGCCGTTTTACCAAACGCCAAAAAGATGTTTATAATGCTGTTTTACATGTTTTTAAAGAAGCAAAAAAGATGTTGGTACCTGGCACCATTTGGAACGAATATCATGAAGAGGTAGGTAAAATTATGACCAACGAATTGATAAAGCTTGGTTTACTAGACAAACATGATGTGGCTAAACAAAATCCGGCTGTACCGGCCTACAAAAAATATTTCATGCATGGCACATCGCATCATTTAGGTTTAGATGTTCATGATATTTCTGACAGGTATAAGCCATTTGAAGCTGGTAATATTTTAACCTGCGAACCAGGAATTTATATTTTGGAAGAAAATTTAGGCATCAGGCTAGAGAACGATATTTTAGTAACTGCAAACGGCCCAGTAGATTTAATGGCGCATATCCCCATAGAAGCAGAAGAAATAGAAGCTATGATGAACGCATAA
- the meaB gene encoding methylmalonyl Co-A mutase-associated GTPase MeaB — MLDKAKKLLASIHSGDVKSLARALTIVENDLAGADDILKSLHPQQTPVIGVTGPPGAGKSTLLNSLLGNLAKKGKRIAILAVDPTSPFSFGSLLGDRIRMKDQFNHPNIFIRSLATRGALGGLSGKTIEMTDVLKAAHFDFIFVETVGVGQSEVEIAGLADLTMVVLVPESGDEIQHIKSGLMEIADVFIVNKSDRPDAQLFTIGLNKLIREKHQQIKVFNTVADKGTGVLELADEILAFKPHAGLKKIELLTQKAWQLIQHYRMRDIQKNKLQQKITEAYHPHFNIYQFIETFMRSS, encoded by the coding sequence ATGTTAGACAAGGCAAAAAAACTATTAGCAAGTATTCATTCTGGAGATGTTAAATCTCTTGCCAGAGCTTTAACTATCGTAGAAAATGATTTAGCTGGGGCTGATGATATTTTGAAATCTTTACATCCACAACAAACTCCGGTTATTGGCGTAACAGGTCCGCCGGGGGCTGGTAAAAGCACTTTATTAAATAGTTTGCTTGGTAATTTAGCAAAAAAAGGTAAAAGGATAGCAATTTTAGCGGTAGACCCCACTTCGCCATTTAGTTTTGGTTCTTTGTTAGGAGACCGTATACGGATGAAAGATCAATTCAATCATCCAAATATTTTTATACGTTCTTTAGCTACCAGAGGTGCTTTAGGAGGCTTGTCTGGCAAAACAATAGAAATGACTGATGTTTTAAAAGCGGCTCATTTCGATTTTATTTTTGTAGAAACCGTTGGTGTTGGGCAGTCTGAAGTTGAAATTGCTGGCCTGGCAGATTTAACTATGGTAGTTCTGGTTCCAGAATCTGGTGATGAAATACAGCATATCAAATCGGGCTTAATGGAAATTGCTGATGTTTTTATCGTCAATAAATCAGACAGGCCAGACGCTCAATTATTTACTATAGGACTTAACAAATTAATTAGGGAAAAGCATCAGCAAATAAAAGTTTTCAATACCGTAGCCGATAAGGGGACAGGCGTTTTAGAGCTTGCCGATGAAATTTTGGCTTTTAAACCTCATGCTGGGCTTAAGAAAATAGAATTGCTTACCCAGAAAGCTTGGCAGCTGATTCAGCATTACAGAATGAGAGATATTCAAAAAAATAAGCTTCAGCAAAAAATTACCGAAGCTTATCATCCTCATTTTAATATTTATCAGTTTATAGAAACTTTTATGCGTTCATCATAG
- a CDS encoding glycosyltransferase family protein produces MKVAGFTFIRNAVVNDYPIVEAITSILPLCDEFIIAHGNSTDDTLQLLQAIASPKIKIINTVWDDSLREGGKTFALETDKAFEAISPDADWAFYIQGDEVVHEKYHETIKKKCNYVCLIKTLKAYYLSTYIFTVLMII; encoded by the coding sequence ATGAAAGTAGCTGGCTTTACCTTTATTAGAAATGCTGTAGTTAATGATTATCCGATAGTAGAGGCTATTACTTCCATTTTACCACTTTGTGATGAATTTATTATTGCTCATGGTAATTCTACCGATGATACTTTACAATTATTACAAGCTATAGCATCGCCCAAAATAAAAATTATTAATACCGTTTGGGATGATAGCCTAAGAGAAGGCGGTAAAACTTTTGCATTAGAAACAGATAAAGCTTTTGAAGCTATATCTCCAGATGCAGATTGGGCGTTTTATATCCAAGGTGATGAGGTTGTGCATGAAAAATACCATGAAACCATAAAAAAGAAATGCAACTATGTTTGCCTGATAAAAACATTGAAGGCTTACTATTTAAGTACCTACATTTTTACGGTTCTTATGATTATATAG
- a CDS encoding ABC transporter ATP-binding protein, with amino-acid sequence MKIYFRILSFAKPLSKFAIPYSISTVLYAIFNTIVFSLLIPVLNVLFNQDPTKNLENNQFPEFDFTFEYLSHLFNFYLNQFTVTYGHKGALIFVAAVLVTCVFISNISRYFSQRVIENLRIHTLKNLRKNVFEKVTNLHIHFFNNERKGDIISKITSDVQVVQYSVTNTLQVIVKEPLLIIGYLILLFSISAKLTFFTLLLLPVSGLVIAQIVKRLKAQATEAQSSFGIMVSLVDEAISGMRIIKAFNATGYTQEKFNKENNYYSNINKSIAKRQQLASPVSEFLGVLTLSGILIYGGSLVFENDSNITAAGFITYIGAFSQLLRPAKAISESFSNIYQGIAAGERVLELIDTPSIITDDEDATEIAEFKHAINFEEVDFFYGEKHVLNQLSLQISRGKTIALVGPSGAGKSTLLDLIPRFIDPQKGKISIDGKDIKNITQYSLRNLMGIVNQESILFNDTIANNIIFGRQGFTLEQVEEAAKIANAHEFISKTDKGYQTNVGDRGIKLSGGQKQRICIARAVLGNPPIMLLDEATSSLDTESEKLVQEALIHLMANRTTIIIAHRLSTIQNADEIIVLENGKIIEKGTHQELTQHKGLYKKLINMQEFTNH; translated from the coding sequence ATGAAAATCTATTTTCGGATTCTAAGTTTTGCAAAACCTCTAAGCAAATTTGCAATTCCATATTCTATTTCCACGGTTTTGTATGCCATTTTCAATACAATTGTTTTTTCTTTGCTTATACCTGTTTTAAATGTTTTATTTAATCAAGACCCTACCAAAAACTTAGAAAATAACCAATTTCCAGAATTTGATTTTACTTTTGAATATTTATCACATCTTTTCAACTTCTATTTAAACCAGTTTACTGTTACTTACGGCCATAAAGGAGCCTTAATATTTGTTGCTGCGGTATTGGTTACTTGTGTTTTTATAAGTAATATATCTAGGTATTTCTCTCAAAGAGTTATAGAGAACCTAAGAATTCATACCTTAAAAAATCTACGAAAAAATGTATTTGAAAAGGTAACCAACCTACACATCCATTTTTTTAATAATGAAAGAAAAGGTGATATCATTTCTAAAATAACTTCGGATGTACAAGTTGTTCAGTACTCTGTTACCAACACTTTACAGGTGATTGTTAAAGAACCCTTACTCATTATTGGCTATCTAATTTTACTTTTTTCTATATCAGCTAAACTTACATTTTTCACCCTTTTGCTATTACCAGTATCTGGTTTAGTAATAGCTCAAATTGTAAAAAGACTAAAAGCACAAGCTACAGAAGCGCAAAGCTCTTTTGGTATCATGGTGAGTTTGGTTGATGAAGCTATCAGTGGAATGCGTATTATCAAAGCTTTTAATGCAACGGGTTACACTCAAGAGAAATTTAATAAAGAAAATAATTACTATTCCAACATTAATAAATCTATCGCCAAAAGACAACAATTGGCCTCTCCAGTTTCAGAGTTTTTAGGTGTACTTACCTTATCAGGAATTTTAATTTATGGGGGGTCTTTAGTTTTTGAAAACGATTCTAATATTACTGCAGCAGGGTTTATTACTTATATTGGTGCTTTCTCTCAATTATTACGTCCTGCAAAAGCTATTTCTGAATCTTTCAGTAATATTTACCAAGGCATAGCTGCTGGTGAACGCGTATTAGAGCTTATTGATACTCCATCCATCATTACTGATGATGAAGATGCTACTGAAATTGCTGAGTTTAAACATGCTATTAACTTTGAAGAAGTTGACTTTTTTTACGGAGAAAAACACGTTTTAAATCAATTAAGCTTACAAATTTCTAGAGGAAAAACGATTGCCCTTGTTGGCCCCTCTGGTGCTGGAAAATCTACCTTATTAGATTTGATTCCACGTTTTATAGACCCTCAAAAAGGTAAAATATCTATAGATGGTAAGGATATAAAAAATATAACTCAATATTCTTTAAGAAACTTAATGGGTATTGTTAACCAAGAATCTATCCTGTTTAATGATACCATTGCAAACAATATCATTTTTGGGCGCCAAGGATTTACTTTAGAACAAGTAGAAGAGGCCGCAAAAATTGCCAACGCTCACGAGTTTATTTCGAAAACAGATAAGGGTTATCAAACAAATGTTGGTGATAGAGGAATTAAACTATCAGGCGGTCAAAAACAAAGAATTTGTATTGCAAGAGCAGTTTTAGGAAATCCGCCAATCATGCTATTAGATGAAGCAACATCATCATTAGATACAGAATCAGAAAAACTAGTTCAAGAGGCATTAATCCATCTAATGGCAAATAGAACAACCATTATTATAGCTCATAGGCTAAGTACCATACAAAATGCCGATGAAATTATAGTGTTAGAAAATGGGAAAATCATAGAAAAAGGCACTCATCAAGAGCTAACCCAACATAAGGGTCTTTATAAGAAGCTTATTAACATGCAAGAATTTACTAATCATTAG
- a CDS encoding glycosyltransferase family 2 protein: MNEALINTSSTMALGTCSLLVSTYNWPEALELVLTSIVQQTIIPTEVVIADDGSKPQTAEVINAFKNKLNIKHVWHEDKGFRKTLIMNNAIKEVSHDYIIQIDGDMLLHPNFIADHLHFAKENFFIKGSRAMLPSNFTQQILKEKELNFSLMRSVVKSKINATRLPKLAFLFFGSKTRTNNLRGCNFAFWKKDFIAVNGYNNNLTGWGMKI, encoded by the coding sequence GTGAACGAGGCATTAATCAATACATCTAGCACAATGGCTTTAGGTACTTGTTCTCTTCTTGTATCAACCTATAATTGGCCCGAGGCACTTGAGCTGGTTTTAACAAGTATTGTGCAACAAACCATCATACCAACGGAAGTGGTAATTGCTGATGATGGCTCAAAACCACAAACAGCGGAGGTTATAAATGCTTTTAAAAATAAGCTTAACATAAAACATGTTTGGCATGAAGATAAAGGTTTCAGAAAAACCTTAATCATGAATAATGCTATTAAAGAGGTTAGCCATGATTATATCATACAAATTGATGGAGACATGTTATTACACCCCAATTTTATTGCAGATCATTTACATTTTGCGAAAGAGAATTTCTTTATTAAAGGAAGTAGGGCTATGCTTCCTAGTAATTTTACGCAGCAAATTTTAAAAGAAAAAGAATTAAACTTCTCCTTGATGCGTAGCGTAGTCAAATCAAAAATTAACGCTACTAGATTACCAAAATTGGCCTTTTTATTTTTTGGAAGTAAAACACGAACAAATAACCTTAGAGGTTGTAATTTTGCTTTCTGGAAAAAAGACTTTATTGCTGTTAATGGTTATAATAATAATTTAACAGGATGGGGCATGAAGATATAG